One genomic window of Candidatus Rokuibacteriota bacterium includes the following:
- a CDS encoding LLM class flavin-dependent oxidoreductase, giving the protein MPPIRFGVSLSPQPPERQFALARRAEALGFDSLWTGDHISFHSPLYESLTLLAAYAGLTTRIRLGSAVYLLALRHPTVVAKVTSTLDVLSAGRLIFGVGVGGENPKEFEACGVPYTERGARVTEGIDVIRTLWRDTPASFKGRFTQFDAVSIDPKPVQQPGPPVWIGGRSDAALARAGRQGDGWISYVIQAPRYAESLGKIRAAAEAAGRPLDGFAPAHLTFITLGRDQEAARALWVERLSRRYAQDFGPLAEKYGFIGSPDRCAERIEAFIRAGCRYFVLNPICRPEEQAEMVEALAADIVPRFT; this is encoded by the coding sequence GTGCCCCCCATCCGGTTCGGCGTCTCGCTGTCGCCGCAGCCGCCCGAGCGCCAGTTCGCGCTCGCCCGGCGCGCCGAGGCCCTCGGGTTCGACTCCCTGTGGACCGGCGACCACATCTCCTTCCACAGCCCGCTCTACGAGTCGCTCACGCTGCTGGCGGCTTACGCGGGCCTCACGACGCGGATCCGGCTCGGCAGCGCCGTCTACCTCCTGGCGCTGCGCCACCCCACGGTGGTGGCCAAGGTCACCTCCACGCTGGACGTGCTCTCCGCCGGACGCCTGATCTTCGGGGTGGGGGTGGGCGGGGAGAACCCGAAGGAGTTCGAGGCCTGCGGCGTGCCCTACACCGAGCGCGGGGCGCGCGTCACCGAGGGGATCGACGTGATCCGGACGCTCTGGCGCGACACCCCGGCCTCCTTCAAGGGGCGCTTCACCCAGTTCGATGCGGTGAGCATCGATCCCAAGCCGGTGCAGCAGCCGGGCCCGCCCGTCTGGATCGGCGGGCGGTCGGACGCGGCGCTGGCCCGGGCCGGACGCCAGGGCGACGGCTGGATCTCCTACGTGATCCAGGCGCCGCGCTACGCCGAGAGCCTCGGGAAGATCCGCGCCGCCGCCGAGGCGGCCGGGCGCCCGCTCGACGGCTTTGCGCCGGCCCACCTGACCTTCATCACGCTGGGGCGCGACCAGGAGGCGGCGCGTGCCCTCTGGGTGGAGCGGCTCAGCCGGCGCTACGCCCAGGACTTCGGCCCGCTGGCCGAGAAGTACGGCTTCATCGGCAGCCCCGACCGCTGTGCCGAGCGGATCGAGGCCTTCATCCGGGCGGGCTGCCGCTACTTCGTGCTGAACCCCATCTGCCGGCCGGAGGAGCAGGCCGAGATGGTCGAGGCGCTGGCGGCCGACATCGTCCCCCGCTTCACCTGA
- a CDS encoding acetolactate synthase, producing the protein MADLTGGHLVARTLKEAGVGHIFTLCGGHILPIYDGCVTEGLRVVDMRHEQAAAHAADAYARLTRNIGVAVVTAGPGVTDAVTGVANAYSARSPLLLIGGAAPLGLRGLGALQETEQVALLRPITKGAWTVPETRQIPEVLTTAIRSALTGRPGPVFVEIPVDLLMTMIEDRLAPIPTAYVHRERQAADPDSIQRLVDLLARAERPVVIAGSGVYWDGAAKDLAAFAERAGVPVFMNGAGRGCLPSDHPQAFSQARGFALGQADLVLVLGTPLDFRLGYGRPPSFAEAARVVMVDSDPVELGRNRPLALGLCGHTGLILRQAADALPAGLSGRVERWREAVRRKETDSQAKLAVERQSDGVPISHYRMAHEIAAVVDAGTTVVGDGGDVVGCASKIVALRRPGQWLDPGPFGCLGVGPSFAIAAKLLRPDQRVLLIAGDGAFGLNGMEMETAVRFGLPITVIVGNDGGWGQIRNPQLSFFGEERAVATSLPFTRYDLMVEALGGRGAHLTDPKAVRPALERALASDEVWCLNVVLDPGAYRRTGQVSMAI; encoded by the coding sequence ATGGCCGACCTGACCGGCGGACATCTGGTAGCGCGCACGCTCAAGGAGGCGGGCGTCGGGCACATCTTCACCCTCTGCGGTGGCCACATCCTGCCCATCTACGACGGCTGCGTGACGGAAGGGCTCCGGGTCGTGGACATGCGCCACGAGCAGGCGGCAGCGCATGCGGCGGATGCCTATGCGCGGCTCACGCGGAACATCGGCGTGGCGGTGGTGACGGCGGGGCCCGGCGTCACCGACGCCGTCACGGGCGTGGCCAATGCGTACTCGGCGCGGAGCCCGCTGCTACTCATCGGCGGCGCCGCCCCGCTGGGGCTTCGCGGGCTCGGCGCGCTGCAGGAAACCGAGCAGGTGGCGCTGCTCCGGCCGATCACGAAGGGCGCGTGGACCGTGCCCGAGACGCGGCAGATCCCGGAGGTGCTCACCACGGCCATCCGCAGCGCGCTCACCGGGCGGCCGGGGCCCGTCTTCGTCGAGATCCCGGTGGATCTCCTCATGACCATGATCGAGGATCGGCTGGCGCCGATCCCCACGGCGTACGTCCACCGCGAGCGCCAGGCGGCCGATCCCGACTCGATCCAGCGCTTGGTGGATCTCCTGGCCCGTGCCGAGCGTCCCGTGGTGATCGCGGGCAGCGGCGTCTACTGGGATGGCGCGGCCAAGGACCTCGCAGCCTTCGCCGAGCGCGCGGGCGTGCCGGTGTTCATGAACGGCGCGGGGCGCGGCTGCCTGCCGAGCGATCATCCGCAGGCCTTCTCCCAGGCGCGGGGGTTCGCCCTCGGCCAGGCCGACCTCGTGCTCGTCCTGGGGACGCCGCTCGATTTCCGCCTGGGCTACGGCCGGCCGCCGAGCTTCGCCGAGGCGGCGCGGGTGGTGATGGTGGACTCGGACCCGGTGGAGCTGGGCCGGAACCGCCCCCTGGCCCTCGGTCTCTGCGGCCACACCGGCCTCATTCTCCGCCAGGCGGCCGACGCCCTGCCGGCCGGACTCTCCGGCCGGGTGGAGCGGTGGCGCGAGGCCGTGAGGCGGAAGGAGACCGACAGCCAGGCAAAGCTCGCCGTGGAGCGGCAGTCGGACGGCGTCCCCATCAGCCACTACCGGATGGCCCACGAGATCGCCGCCGTGGTGGACGCGGGCACGACCGTGGTGGGAGACGGCGGGGACGTGGTGGGCTGCGCCTCGAAGATCGTGGCGCTCCGGCGCCCCGGCCAGTGGCTCGACCCGGGCCCCTTCGGCTGCCTCGGCGTCGGGCCGTCCTTCGCCATCGCCGCCAAGCTCTTGCGCCCCGACCAGCGGGTGCTCCTGATCGCGGGGGACGGCGCCTTCGGGCTCAACGGCATGGAGATGGAGACGGCCGTGCGCTTCGGCCTGCCCATCACCGTGATCGTCGGTAACGACGGCGGCTGGGGGCAGATCCGCAACCCCCAGCTCTCCTTCTTCGGCGAGGAGCGGGCCGTGGCCACCTCGCTGCCCTTCACGCGCTACGACCTGATGGTGGAGGCCCTCGGAGGCCGGGGCGCGCACCTCACCGATCCGAAGGCGGTGCGTCCGGCCCTGGAGCGCGCGCTGGCGTCGGACGAGGTCTGGTGCCTCAACGTGGTCCTGGACCCGGGGGCCTATCGCCGGACGGGCCAGGTCTCCATGGCCATTTGA